A stretch of the Triplophysa dalaica isolate WHDGS20190420 chromosome 19, ASM1584641v1, whole genome shotgun sequence genome encodes the following:
- the vtnb gene encoding vitronectin b has protein sequence MRFVILLSLLLATAFAAEETCVGRCQSGFDPLKKCQCDTMCKYYGSCCEDFDSACRKKTRGDTFEDPDNYLTSPVPLRAELNPTSTVLPLTTTEPTPTAPADPDAHACSSRTFDAFMQLKNSSVFAFRGDYFFELDDKSVMLGYPKLIKDMWGIPGPIDAAFTRINCQGKTYIFKGKKYWRFDGDVMDEDYPRNISMGFENIPDDIDAAFAIPAPGHHGKEKVYFFKGDQYYQYEFKHQPSHEECAQMTKSSPSVAFTRYTNLYCVDSLFSVLFQGPHWHHKGPRFISKDWVGIKPPVDAAMVGRLYLSPGPTSSPSTGHGKGRTSRRKKGRRRGSRVSRSLFWEDFGLDYEERYFGAESPGKKKKGRGRHPSFFDMSYDSEDYLDLEVVQEKPTPVQNVYFFKKDKYYRVDLQTKRIDSVNPPYPRSIAKYWLGCKEKDLSEKR, from the exons ATGAGATTTGTGATCTTATTGTCTCTTTTGCTGGCGACTGCTTTTGCTGCAGAGG AAACATGTGTAGGAAGATGTCAGAGTGGATTTGATCCTTTAAAGAAATGCCAGTGTGATACAATGTGCAAGTATTATGGAAGCTGCTGCGAAGATTTTGACAGCGCCTGTCGCAAGAAAA CCCGCGGTGACACTTTTGAAGATCCCGATAACTATTTGACATCTCCAGTACCACTGAGAGCTGAACTGAACCCCACCAGCACCGTTCTGCCACTCACCACCACAGAACCAACACCCACAGCACCGGCTGACCCAGATGCCCACGCCTGCAGCAGCCGCACCTTTGATGCTTTCATGCAGTTAAAGAATAGTTCTGTCTTTGCGTTTAGAG GGGATTATTTCTTTGAGCTAGATGATAAATCTGTCATGCTTGGCTATCCCAAACTCATTAAAGACATGTGGGGTATTCCCGGTCCCATTGATGCTGCATTCACTCGCATCAACTGCCAGGGAAAGACTTACATTTTCAAG GGAAAGAAATATTGGCGTTTTGATGGTGATGTCATGGATGAGGATTACCCGAGAAACATTTCAATGGGATTTGAAAATATTCCAGATGATATTGATGCTGCATTTGCAATCCCTGCCCCGGGGCATCATGGGAAGGAAAaggtttatttctttaaag GGGACCAGTACTACCAGTATGAGTTCAAACACCAGCCATCTCATGAAGAATGTGCCCAAATGACCAAGTCTTCACCTTCAGTCGCATTCACACGTTACACAAACCTATACTGTGTGGATAGTCTTTTCTCCGTGCTCTTTCAGGGCC CTCACTGGCATCACAAAGGACCACGCTTCATCTCCAAAGACTGGGTTGGCATCAAACCACCCGTGGATGCCGCAATGGTCGGTAGATTATATTTAAGCCCTGGGCCTACATCTTCCCCATCGACCGGCCATGGCAAAGGCCGAACCAGCCGAAGAAAGAAGGGCAGGCGTCGAGGATCCAGAGTTAGTCGCTCACTGTTCTGGGAAGACTTTGGGCTGGACTATGAGGAAAG GTATTTTGGTGCAGAAAGTCCTGGGAAAAAGAAAAAGGGTCGTGGAAGACATCCATCCTTCTTTGACATGAGCTACGACTCAGAGGACTACTTGGATTTGGAGGTTGTCCAAGAGAAACCCACGCCTGTGCAGAATGTTTACTTCTTCAAGAAAG ATAAATATTACAGAGTGGACCTGCAGACCAAGCGGATTGACTCTGTTAACCCTCCTTACCCAAGATCCATTGCCAAATATTGGCTAGGATGTAAAGAGAAGGATTTGTCAGAGAAGAGATAA
- the slc13a2 gene encoding solute carrier family 13 member 2, with the protein MDFRSVLRWMLVHRNYLIIFITPIVILPLPLVIPTPEAKCGYAIILMALYWCTECMPLAITALLPVVLFPMMGIMESGQVCVQYLKDTNMLFIGGLLVAIAVEQWNLHKRIALRVLLIVGVRPALLMLGFMMVTAFLSMWISNTATTAMMLPISQAVLEQLSATEAEADEKEGQDNQAFELAEVSNTKPPLDNSTGIKPDKNSDLEAGLSSPSERRRIEREAKYLHLFKGMSLSVCYSASIGGTATLTGTTPNLILKGQMDDIFPQNPDVINFASWFGFAFPNMVMMLILAWVWLQCLYMGLNFKKSFGCGQSNEGDKGAYNVMKNEYKKLGRMSFAEGAVLVIFVLLVILWFTREPGFMPGWASEAFNKNGQYVTDGTVAILMSTLFFIIPSRVECCCKSTDGYCDEQEEDHQDEDKQEKRAPKKLKAPPTLLNWKVVHERMPWNIVLLLGGGFALASGSEESGLSVWLGESLAPLQSIPPFAISLILCLLVGMFTECSSNTATTTLFLPILASMATTIHLHPLYVMLPCTISASLAFMLPVATPPNAIAFSYGNLKVLDMAKAGFMLNLIGILCINLGINTWGRAMFQLDTFPTWANSTWVNNTHGTP; encoded by the exons ATGGACTTCCGTTCAGTTCTGCGGTGGATGTTGGTTCACAGAAACTACCTGATCATCTTCATCACACCTATTGTGATCCTACCTTTGCCTTTGGTTATCCCAACACCA GAAGCAAAATGTGGATATGCCATCATCCTCATGGCACTGTACTGGTGCACAGAGTGCATGCCTTTGGCCATCACAGCCCTGCTGCCTGTGGTCCTCTTCCCAATGATGGGAATCATGGAATCTGGACAG gtGTGTGTGCAGTATTTAAAGGACACCAATATGCTGTTTATTGGGGGGTTGCTGGTGGCTATTGCCGTTGAGCAATGGAACCTCCACAAGCGCATCGCTCTCCGGGTTCTCCTAATAGTCGGAGTTCGACCTGCTTT GTTAATGTTGGGGTTCATGATGGTAACAGCCTTCCTCTCTATGTGGATCAGCAACACGGCCACCACAGCCATGATGTTGCCCATTTCTCAGGCTGTTCTCGAGCAGCTCAGTGCCACGGAGGCAGAGGCTGATGAGAAAGAAGGCCAAGACAACCAGGCTTTTGAGCTGGCTGAGGTGTCTAATACCAAGCCACCTTTGGACAACAGCACCGGGATCAAACCTGATA AAAACTCAGATCTCGAAGCGGGACTCAGTTCACCTTCTGAACGCAGGAGGATAGAGCGTGAGGCCAAATATCTTCATCTTTTTAAAGGGATGAGTCTTTCTGTGTGTTATTCCGCCAGCATCGGAGGAACAGCTACTTTAACAGGCACCACACCAAATCTCATTCTCAAGGGCCAGATGGACGA tatttttccACAAAACCCCGATGTGATCAATTTCGCTAGCTGGTTCGGCTTTGCCTTTCCTAACATGGTGATGATGCTCATTCTGGCTTGGGTTTGGCTTCAGTGCTTATACATGGGCTTAAA CTTCAAAAAATCCTTCGGCTGTGGTCAGTCGAACGAGGGAGACAAAGGGGCATACAATGTGATGAAGAACGAATATAAGAAACTGGGACGCATGTCTTTTGCCGAGGGTGCTGTGCTGGTCATCTTTGTGTTGCTGGTGATACTGTGGTTCACACGAGAACCGGGTTTCATGCCGGGCTGGGCCAGTGAGGCTTTTAACAAAAATGGACA ATACGTCACAGATGGCACTGtggccattttaatgtcaaCCCTGTTCTTCATCATTCCATCACGAGTGGAGTGTTGCTGTAAAAGTACAGATGGTTATTGTGATGAACAAGAAGAAGATCACCAGGACG AGGACAAACAGGAGAAGAGAGCACCTAAAAAGTTGAAGGCTCCTCCCACTCTTCTGAACTGGAAGGTGGTGCATGAACGGATGCCCTGGAATATAGTTCTGCTGCTGGGGGGAGGATTTGCTCTGGCGAGTGGAAGCGAG gaaTCAGGATTGTCTGTGTGGTTGGGTGAAAGTTTGGCCCCTCTGCAGAGCATCCCACCCTTTGCCATCTCTCTGATACTCTGTCTGCTGGTGGGAATGTTCACGGAGTGCTCCAGCAACACAGCCACCACCACTCTCTTCCTGCCCATTCTCGCTTCTATG GCCACGACTATCCACCTCCATCCTCTATATGTCATGCTGCCCTGCACCATTAGCGCATCGCTAGCCTTCATGCTTCCTGTTGCCACTCCACCCAACGCCATTGCTTTCTCCTACGGCAACCTCAAAGTCTTGGACATG GCAAAAGCAGGTTTCATGCTCAACCTCATTGGTATTCTGTGCATCAATCTCGGCATCAACACGTGGGGAAGAGCCATGTTCCAGCTCGACACCTTTCCCACATGGGCAAACAGCACGTGGGTCAACAATACACATGGAACACCATGA
- the unc119b gene encoding protein unc-119 homolog B, producing MSYSCTSTGNSQDPSSSKKSGVVNPGSCSGGGDTGNGNNSHSIRGGRANSNPDSTEAMKVKKGCNATDVGVPVTTEEELLANKTITPEDVLGLQKITENYLCSPEDNVYNIDFTRFKIRDMETGTVLFEITKPPTTGDKRDVDPNAGRFVRYQFTPAFLRLRQVGATVEFTVGDIPINNFRMIERHYFREQLLKSFDFEFGFCIPSSKNTCEHIYEFPPLSEDLICEMSLHPYETQSDSFYFVDNKLVMHNKADYSYSGGP from the exons ATGAGCTATTCTTGTACCAGCACAGGCAACAGCCAGGACCCATCGAGCTCTAAGAAATCCGGCGTCGTTAATCCCGGTAGTTGCAGCGGCGGCGGAGACACCGGTAACGGCAACAACAGCCACAGCATCCGCGGCGGCAGAGCGAACTCGAACCCCGATTCAACCGAGGCCATGAAAGTCAAGAAGGGATGCAACGCGACGGATGTCGGGGTCCCCGTAACCACAGAAGAAGAGCTGCTCGCGAACAAAACCATCACTCCCGAGGATGTGCTGGGATTGCAGAAGATCACTGAAA ATTATCTGTGTAGTCCGGAAGACAATGTGTACAACATTGACTTCACGAGGTTCAAGATCAGGGACATGGAGACAGGAACGGTCCTCTTTGAGATCACCAAACCTCCGACCACAG GGGATAAAAGAGATGTTGATCCAAACGCTGGACGGTTTGTACGTTATCAGTTTACGCCGGCTTTCCTGCGGCTACGACAAGTAGGAGCCAC TGTTGAGTTCACAGTAGGGGACATCCCCATAAATAACTTCCGGATGATCGAGAGGCACTACTTTCGTGAGCAGCTGTTGAAGAGCTTTGACTTTGAGTTCGGCTTCTGCATCCCCAGCAGCAAGAATACATGCGAGCACATCTACGAGTTCCCGCCACTCTCAGAGGATCTCA TCTGTGAGATGTCCCTGCATCCCTACGAGACGCAGTCCGACAGCTTCTATTTCGTGGACAACAAGCTGGTCATGCACAACAAAGCAGATTACTCTTACAGCGGAGGCCCTTAA
- the cryba1b gene encoding crystallin, beta A1b isoform X1 translates to MTFLSCRSVSAEIPETMALTNPMSMPMGPWKITVYDQEHFQGRRCEFTACCQNIMEFGMETVRSLKVECGAWVGFEHTSFNGQQFILEKGDYPCWEGWSGNNAYRIERMMSFRPVYSAMHKDSRMTLFDCENMTGKQWEVCNDYPSLQAMGWCNNEVGSIKVMSGAFVCYQYPGYRGYQYIMECDCHGGEYRHYREYGCHAQTPQIQSIRRIQH, encoded by the exons ATGACCTTCCTTTCATGCAGGTCAGTCAGCGCTGAGATACCTGAAACAATGGCTCTGACAAACCCTATGTCCATGCCCATGGGACCATGGAAG ATCACCGTGTATGACCAGGAGCATTTCCAGGGCAGGCGTTGCGAATTCACGGCTTGCTGCCAGAACATCATGGAGTTCGGTATGGAGACCGTCCGCTCCCTGAAGGTGGAGTGTGGCGC CTGGGTTGGTTTTGAGCACACTTCCTTCAATGGCCAGCAGTTCATCCTGGAAAAGGGAGATTATCCTTGCTGGGAGGGCTGGAGTGGCAACAATGCCTATCGCATCGAGAGGATGATGTCCTTCCGTCCTGTCTATTCTGCT ATGCACAAAGATTCCCGTATGACTCTTTTCGATTGTGAGAACATGACTGGAAAGCAGTGGGAGGTTTGCAATGACTACCCCTCCCTGCAGGCTATGGGATGGTGCAACAATGAGGTTGGCTCCATCAAGGTCATGAGTGGCGC CTTTGTATGCTATCAGTATCCCGGTTACCGTGGTTACCAGTACATAATGGAGTGTGACTGCCATGGAGGCGAGTACAGGCACTACAGGGAGTACGGATGCCATGCTCAGACCCCCCAGATCCAGTCGATCCGTAGGATCCAGCACTGA
- the cryba1b gene encoding crystallin, beta A1b isoform X2, with amino-acid sequence MALTNPMSMPMGPWKITVYDQEHFQGRRCEFTACCQNIMEFGMETVRSLKVECGAWVGFEHTSFNGQQFILEKGDYPCWEGWSGNNAYRIERMMSFRPVYSAMHKDSRMTLFDCENMTGKQWEVCNDYPSLQAMGWCNNEVGSIKVMSGAFVCYQYPGYRGYQYIMECDCHGGEYRHYREYGCHAQTPQIQSIRRIQH; translated from the exons ATGGCTCTGACAAACCCTATGTCCATGCCCATGGGACCATGGAAG ATCACCGTGTATGACCAGGAGCATTTCCAGGGCAGGCGTTGCGAATTCACGGCTTGCTGCCAGAACATCATGGAGTTCGGTATGGAGACCGTCCGCTCCCTGAAGGTGGAGTGTGGCGC CTGGGTTGGTTTTGAGCACACTTCCTTCAATGGCCAGCAGTTCATCCTGGAAAAGGGAGATTATCCTTGCTGGGAGGGCTGGAGTGGCAACAATGCCTATCGCATCGAGAGGATGATGTCCTTCCGTCCTGTCTATTCTGCT ATGCACAAAGATTCCCGTATGACTCTTTTCGATTGTGAGAACATGACTGGAAAGCAGTGGGAGGTTTGCAATGACTACCCCTCCCTGCAGGCTATGGGATGGTGCAACAATGAGGTTGGCTCCATCAAGGTCATGAGTGGCGC CTTTGTATGCTATCAGTATCCCGGTTACCGTGGTTACCAGTACATAATGGAGTGTGACTGCCATGGAGGCGAGTACAGGCACTACAGGGAGTACGGATGCCATGCTCAGACCCCCCAGATCCAGTCGATCCGTAGGATCCAGCACTGA